In a genomic window of Dyadobacter fermentans DSM 18053:
- a CDS encoding acyl-CoA dehydrogenase family protein translates to MSVAAENQTSIKGGEFLIKETSASQIFIPEEFNEEQRMIADTCRDFLSKEVWPRLDEIDQAKSPALISELMDKAGELGLLGTAVPEEFGGFGMNFNTSMLVAEATGAGNSFSVALSAHTGIGTLPILYYGDDSQKTKYLPKLATGEWKAAYCLTEPDSGSDANSGKTKARLSGDGTHYVIDGQKMWITNGGFADVFIVFAKIEENGQTDKNLTAFIIEKSFGGITMNEPEHKMGIKGSDTRQLFFNDCRVPVENMLSERGNGFKIAVNILNIGRIKLAAAALGGAKRVASQAIQYANERKQFGTAIANFGAIKHKLAEMAVQMFATESAAYRVGQNIDDLIQAFKEKGMNDAEAKLKALEEFAIECAIMKVHGSEVLDFVVDEGVQVYGGMGFSADAPMDRAYRDSRINRIFEGTNEINRLLVVDMLLKRAMKGQLDLMGPATAVGKEILSIPDFSSDEEETLFAAEKKVIKNLKKAALMIAGAAVQKFMMKLSEEQEIIMNLADMVIEIYVAESVLLRVEKRIELQGADANALTKDIALIYLNRAVEKVNNAGRAAITSFAESDELRVMLMGLKRFTKVEPANLKDARRRIADELIARNDYVF, encoded by the coding sequence ATGTCCGTTGCAGCAGAAAACCAGACATCCATCAAAGGAGGCGAGTTCCTGATCAAGGAAACCTCTGCAAGCCAGATCTTTATCCCGGAAGAATTCAATGAAGAGCAGCGAATGATCGCTGACACGTGCCGCGATTTTCTCTCGAAGGAAGTGTGGCCACGGTTGGATGAAATAGACCAGGCCAAAAGTCCTGCGTTGATCTCGGAGCTGATGGACAAGGCCGGTGAGCTGGGTTTGCTGGGCACGGCCGTACCGGAAGAATTCGGCGGTTTTGGGATGAATTTCAACACTTCCATGCTCGTGGCGGAGGCAACCGGTGCGGGAAACTCGTTTTCGGTAGCGCTTTCGGCGCATACGGGCATTGGAACGCTGCCCATTCTCTATTATGGCGATGACAGCCAGAAGACCAAATACCTGCCCAAACTCGCCACCGGCGAATGGAAAGCGGCATATTGCCTCACCGAACCGGATTCCGGCTCCGACGCCAATTCTGGGAAAACCAAGGCCAGGCTGAGCGGCGACGGGACGCATTACGTGATTGACGGACAAAAAATGTGGATTACCAACGGCGGCTTTGCTGACGTTTTCATTGTTTTTGCCAAAATCGAGGAGAACGGCCAAACCGACAAAAACCTGACTGCATTCATCATCGAGAAGTCGTTCGGCGGCATTACGATGAACGAGCCCGAGCACAAAATGGGCATCAAGGGCTCGGATACGCGGCAGCTGTTTTTCAATGATTGCCGGGTGCCTGTCGAAAATATGCTCTCGGAAAGAGGGAATGGTTTTAAAATAGCGGTTAATATCCTCAATATCGGCCGGATCAAGCTGGCGGCGGCGGCATTGGGCGGTGCCAAACGTGTGGCTTCACAGGCCATTCAATATGCGAACGAGCGCAAGCAGTTCGGTACGGCGATTGCCAATTTCGGGGCTATCAAACACAAGCTGGCTGAAATGGCGGTGCAGATGTTTGCGACCGAATCGGCGGCCTACCGTGTGGGGCAAAATATAGATGATCTCATCCAGGCCTTCAAGGAGAAGGGAATGAACGATGCCGAAGCGAAATTGAAGGCTCTGGAGGAATTTGCGATTGAGTGCGCGATCATGAAAGTGCATGGGTCGGAAGTGCTGGATTTTGTGGTGGACGAAGGTGTGCAGGTGTATGGAGGGATGGGTTTTTCGGCCGATGCACCGATGGATCGCGCCTATCGCGATAGCCGGATCAACCGGATTTTTGAAGGGACCAATGAAATAAACCGCCTGCTCGTCGTGGATATGCTGCTCAAACGCGCCATGAAAGGCCAGCTCGACCTCATGGGTCCGGCGACGGCAGTAGGAAAAGAAATTCTCTCGATCCCCGATTTCAGCTCGGATGAAGAAGAAACTTTGTTTGCAGCGGAGAAAAAGGTGATCAAAAACCTGAAAAAGGCCGCATTGATGATCGCCGGGGCTGCGGTGCAGAAGTTTATGATGAAACTTTCTGAGGAACAGGAGATTATCATGAACCTGGCCGACATGGTGATTGAAATTTATGTGGCCGAATCGGTGTTGTTGAGGGTGGAGAAACGCATTGAACTGCAAGGCGCCGACGCGAATGCATTAACAAAGGACATAGCGCTCATTTATCTGAACCGCGCCGTGGAGAAAGTGAACAACGCAGGACGTGCCGCGATCACCAGTTTTGCCGAAAGCGATGAGCTGCGGGTAATGCTGATGGGCCTCAAACGATTTACCAAGGTAGAACCTGCGAACCTCAAAGACGCCCGCCGCCGCATAGCCGACGAGCTGATCGCCCGAAATGACTACGTCTTTTAA
- a CDS encoding putative Ig domain-containing protein has translation MTRFSLLLAVLAVGGNVSAQSQPRTTEIDTQRYLALMLLNLTTPDEASPELDLIRSAKDYGLNAVYITVPWDKVYFHAPTDTPLWGKFDQQIKLATDLGMKVALRIHLGRHSTRIKGFWEVSDSQFSHSNKPLLSGYQDTAFGFDNQPIVDKGAAFVKEVINRYKHLQTEKKLLYVSVTTTGTQEGEYPGGLIENGKESSAVYDYSPSMVKGFKEFVKSKYKKIERINFLWGMTFKSFDEANPPATAWEPHLSFRQRYGKDWYIYRHMMLKRFTEQMVTAIKSVDPTIKYVSDYGSVFDSQSASRGTLGFRDLNEKTDGIKINDNLATHDHRWSVDILKSDAPPGFITANELFVSSYLDNNAHMKQINENFEHGANVVAVVVSQKDQMARAEGFLRQGATVWLTKPMTPIVYADSVSYRLSAATEKGGAQGVIYDEWAKRAYADPAKPRPIRIRLVEDILSPSYWDDASNYVPYVFRPVPMQIIPVNKDFEYRLPIDTFSDVDGKIVRMEVGALPAWLRYENGILRGRPTTLGDYRIAVKGIDDEDGSAEAFFTIRVDTRENANKPPTVDSNFSNQMVAVNKPFTITIPKTAFVDPDGEITKVEASGLPAWLSFSNGVLSGTPSTLGDYRIILKAYDDLNAFVETYFTIKVVEPQFLNAPPFATSTLPVKYAQINMPFNYILPANIFGDPDGYISSITVQNRPSWLNFALNEFSGTPTEEGEYRLIIRAYDNAGAYVEIPLILLVQIPEIRFELVQAGSKVDQRVIRKLSGDDVIPYDSLPPSLNMYAYGNFEYDKVTFDLNGPYRRKSTTAIFPYAMYEDASGFAPYVGRYTLTVTAFKEDSAVVTNSIEFGISAGDKSDITKDMENWAFYPNPVESIMNIKLPEYKPEDNLTWEIVTVAGKRIPLVSSQIKISDSLANVDLDAIGLSSGIYFIRVENNGEFLKQFRIFKK, from the coding sequence TTGACCCGATTTTCGTTGTTGCTCGCCGTGCTGGCGGTCGGCGGGAACGTTTCAGCGCAGAGCCAGCCGAGAACGACGGAAATCGATACGCAGCGCTACCTCGCGCTGATGCTCCTGAACCTCACTACGCCGGACGAGGCTAGTCCGGAGCTGGACCTGATCCGCTCAGCAAAGGATTACGGGCTCAATGCCGTTTATATCACAGTCCCCTGGGATAAAGTATATTTCCACGCACCTACCGACACGCCGCTCTGGGGCAAGTTCGACCAGCAGATCAAACTCGCCACGGACCTGGGCATGAAAGTCGCGCTCCGCATTCACCTGGGGCGGCATAGCACGCGTATCAAGGGGTTTTGGGAAGTGTCCGACAGCCAGTTCAGCCATTCCAACAAACCTTTGCTCAGCGGTTACCAGGATACGGCCTTTGGTTTTGATAATCAGCCGATTGTCGATAAGGGAGCTGCATTTGTAAAAGAAGTGATCAACCGCTACAAACATTTACAAACTGAAAAAAAGCTGCTTTATGTGTCGGTAACTACTACCGGTACGCAAGAGGGCGAATATCCTGGCGGGCTGATCGAGAATGGCAAGGAAAGTTCAGCCGTTTACGATTACTCGCCATCTATGGTGAAGGGTTTCAAGGAGTTTGTTAAAAGCAAATACAAGAAGATCGAGCGGATTAATTTTCTCTGGGGAATGACTTTCAAGTCGTTCGACGAGGCCAATCCGCCGGCAACTGCCTGGGAGCCTCACCTTTCTTTCCGCCAGCGATATGGAAAAGATTGGTACATCTACCGTCATATGATGCTCAAAAGGTTCACGGAGCAAATGGTGACCGCTATCAAAAGTGTTGACCCTACCATTAAATACGTATCCGATTACGGCTCCGTATTCGATTCGCAATCGGCCTCGCGGGGGACATTGGGTTTCAGGGATTTGAATGAAAAAACGGACGGGATCAAGATCAACGACAACCTCGCCACGCATGATCACCGGTGGTCGGTGGATATCCTGAAAAGCGATGCACCTCCGGGTTTTATCACGGCTAATGAGCTGTTTGTCAGCTCCTACCTGGATAACAATGCCCACATGAAGCAAATCAACGAAAACTTCGAACACGGGGCTAACGTGGTGGCTGTGGTGGTATCGCAAAAGGACCAGATGGCCCGTGCGGAAGGTTTTCTGAGGCAAGGTGCAACCGTGTGGCTCACCAAACCAATGACACCGATCGTGTATGCCGACTCGGTTTCGTACCGCTTGTCGGCGGCTACCGAGAAGGGCGGTGCCCAGGGCGTGATTTACGACGAATGGGCGAAACGCGCCTACGCCGACCCGGCTAAACCACGTCCGATCCGCATCCGGCTGGTCGAGGACATTTTGTCGCCAAGCTACTGGGACGACGCATCCAACTATGTGCCCTACGTATTCAGGCCGGTGCCGATGCAGATCATCCCTGTGAACAAGGATTTCGAATACAGGCTGCCGATTGACACGTTTTCGGATGTCGATGGAAAGATCGTCCGTATGGAAGTGGGCGCTTTGCCGGCCTGGCTAAGATATGAGAACGGCATTTTGCGCGGAAGGCCCACCACGCTCGGCGATTACCGCATTGCGGTGAAAGGCATCGACGATGAGGACGGCTCGGCGGAGGCGTTTTTCACCATTCGCGTGGATACCCGCGAGAATGCCAACAAGCCGCCGACCGTGGACAGCAACTTCTCAAACCAGATGGTGGCTGTGAACAAACCTTTTACCATCACCATTCCCAAAACGGCCTTCGTAGACCCCGACGGCGAGATCACGAAAGTAGAGGCCAGCGGGCTTCCGGCCTGGCTTTCGTTTTCGAACGGTGTACTAAGCGGCACGCCGTCCACATTGGGCGATTACCGCATTATCCTCAAAGCCTACGACGATCTGAATGCGTTTGTGGAAACCTATTTTACCATCAAAGTGGTAGAGCCGCAGTTCCTGAACGCACCGCCGTTCGCGACCAGCACATTGCCTGTCAAATATGCGCAGATCAACATGCCGTTCAACTACATCCTGCCCGCCAACATCTTCGGCGATCCTGACGGCTACATTTCGTCGATTACCGTGCAAAACAGGCCGTCATGGCTCAATTTTGCATTGAATGAATTTTCCGGAACGCCTACGGAAGAAGGCGAGTACCGCTTGATCATCCGCGCTTATGACAATGCGGGCGCCTACGTCGAAATTCCTTTGATATTGCTTGTGCAAATTCCCGAAATCCGCTTTGAACTTGTCCAGGCCGGCAGCAAAGTCGACCAGCGTGTGATCCGGAAGCTTTCGGGCGATGACGTGATCCCTTACGATTCGCTGCCGCCATCGCTGAATATGTACGCTTACGGAAACTTTGAGTACGACAAAGTCACGTTCGATCTGAACGGCCCGTATCGCAGGAAATCTACAACGGCCATTTTCCCATATGCCATGTATGAGGATGCATCCGGTTTCGCACCGTATGTAGGCCGCTATACTTTGACGGTCACGGCATTCAAGGAAGATTCGGCGGTGGTCACGAATTCCATTGAATTCGGAATTTCAGCAGGCGACAAGTCCGATATCACGAAAGACATGGAAAACTGGGCATTTTATCCCAACCCGGTGGAAAGCATCATGAATATCAAACTTCCCGAATATAAGCCGGAGGATAATCTCACCTGGGAAATCGTGACGGTGGCTGGCAAGCGCATACCGCTTGTAAGCTCACAGATCAAAATATCGGATAGCCTGGCGAATGTGGACCTGGACGCCATCGGCCTTTCCTCGGGGATCTATTTCATCAGGGTCGAGAATAACGGCGAGTTTTTGAAGCAGTTCCGCATTTTCAAGAAGTAG
- a CDS encoding glycosyltransferase: protein MNQSKKRILFFTPYATRTGSEMMLLYILKKLDRSRFDAGIVSFANGELLTEFPQDIPVHIAPRKFNTIEKISFHLGINPTLRALRKLAKSFKADIWYVNTTMIPETIVVAKEFGIKVITHFHEMPLTYAYLSAPDFKSIVDYSELLIGCSQTTCDSLKDAGGKNVGLLYSFIDPSLVKKDDNRSAELRRKLGIPADAFVWILSGMTSERKGFDMLPDIAAEVNDPRVHLVWVGATIDDGLVYYTEQRCANNRSATKIHLVGKQKEDYYAYLNMGNGFLLTSRQDPFPLVMIEAALLGKPIVAFPSGGVSEFVQDGMGVVTGDLSVGQMVAAMRAVMSGETPTDSSRSFERASRFNVENGYNEWIELIDKTR from the coding sequence ATGAATCAATCCAAGAAAAGAATCCTCTTTTTTACGCCTTATGCCACACGGACAGGATCAGAAATGATGCTGTTATACATTTTGAAAAAACTAGACCGCTCGAGGTTCGACGCCGGTATCGTCAGCTTTGCGAACGGAGAATTGCTTACCGAATTTCCCCAGGACATTCCCGTCCACATTGCCCCGCGCAAATTCAATACGATCGAGAAAATTTCCTTTCACCTCGGCATAAATCCCACACTCCGCGCGCTTCGGAAGCTGGCCAAAAGTTTCAAGGCGGATATTTGGTACGTGAATACGACCATGATCCCCGAGACGATCGTGGTGGCGAAAGAGTTCGGGATTAAAGTCATTACCCATTTTCACGAAATGCCGCTCACGTACGCATACCTGAGCGCGCCCGATTTCAAAAGCATTGTGGACTACTCGGAGCTGCTGATCGGCTGCTCGCAAACTACCTGTGATTCATTGAAAGATGCAGGTGGAAAAAATGTCGGGTTACTTTACTCATTCATAGATCCTTCTCTCGTAAAAAAAGACGATAATCGCTCCGCAGAACTCCGGCGGAAGCTCGGCATTCCGGCCGATGCGTTTGTGTGGATACTCTCAGGAATGACTTCCGAGCGGAAAGGTTTCGATATGCTGCCCGATATCGCGGCGGAAGTGAACGATCCGCGCGTACATCTGGTGTGGGTCGGTGCAACGATCGACGACGGATTGGTGTATTACACGGAGCAGCGCTGCGCAAATAACCGGTCGGCGACTAAAATTCACCTCGTGGGTAAGCAAAAAGAGGATTATTATGCCTACCTTAATATGGGAAATGGTTTTCTGCTCACCTCGCGGCAAGACCCGTTTCCGCTGGTGATGATAGAGGCTGCGCTGCTTGGTAAACCCATTGTCGCTTTCCCTTCCGGGGGTGTTTCCGAGTTTGTTCAAGATGGAATGGGCGTTGTGACCGGCGACCTGAGCGTCGGGCAGATGGTTGCGGCCATGCGTGCTGTTATGAGTGGGGAAACCCCGACTGACAGCTCCCGGAGCTTCGAAAGGGCAAGCCGGTTCAATGTGGAAAACGGATATAATGAGTGGATCGAATTAATTGACAAAACCCGTTAG
- a CDS encoding glycosyltransferase family 2 protein — protein MDVSIVIINYRTPQLIINCLNSIYRVTSGVTFEVIVVDNDPENGGGALVREAYPDVRWFDMEYNAGFGIANNRGMEIARGKYLLLLNADTLLTDNVIGRCFERMNQRPDIMACGALQYYPDGTPMPFYRSFNEFRRTFFILPPSGLVDKIVNNLYPDPAYKDPDQHDWLVGAFMFVRREGFEKTGGFSNDFFMYGEDVEWSGRLGKLGKLCYFQDCTFVHLENDNPFRRTHISWINRFSTQMQVSNFLWVRKQYGVFQYLLLILHYIFMVPVVYGWKMLFNLRKNGNPFSELRTQHIYVRKTRVLLKYFWKTLLLRKGLYKIKPQENIDLLTASA, from the coding sequence ATGGATGTATCCATTGTTATTATAAATTACAGGACTCCTCAACTCATCATTAATTGCTTAAATTCTATCTATCGGGTTACATCCGGGGTTACTTTCGAAGTTATCGTTGTCGACAATGACCCAGAAAATGGCGGCGGTGCGTTGGTGAGAGAGGCATATCCCGATGTGCGGTGGTTCGATATGGAATACAATGCGGGTTTCGGTATTGCCAATAACCGCGGTATGGAAATCGCACGCGGGAAATATCTGCTGCTGCTCAATGCCGACACGCTGCTGACCGACAATGTGATCGGCCGGTGCTTCGAGCGCATGAACCAACGTCCGGATATCATGGCCTGCGGCGCATTGCAATATTATCCCGACGGCACCCCGATGCCCTTTTACAGAAGTTTTAACGAGTTCCGCAGGACCTTTTTCATACTACCACCCAGCGGCTTAGTGGATAAGATTGTCAATAATCTTTATCCCGACCCCGCTTACAAAGATCCCGACCAGCACGACTGGCTCGTGGGCGCATTCATGTTCGTGCGGAGAGAGGGTTTTGAGAAAACGGGCGGGTTCAGCAACGACTTTTTCATGTATGGCGAAGACGTCGAATGGTCGGGCCGGTTGGGAAAACTGGGCAAGCTGTGTTATTTTCAGGATTGCACATTCGTCCATCTTGAAAACGACAACCCTTTCAGGCGGACGCATATTTCGTGGATCAACCGTTTCAGTACCCAAATGCAGGTTTCGAATTTTCTCTGGGTGCGGAAGCAATATGGTGTTTTTCAATACCTTTTATTGATCCTGCATTACATTTTTATGGTGCCGGTGGTTTATGGCTGGAAAATGCTTTTCAATTTGAGAAAAAACGGAAACCCATTCTCGGAACTTCGCACGCAACATATATATGTGCGTAAGACGCGCGTTCTATTAAAATATTTCTGGAAAACGCTGTTACTCAGAAAAGGGCTCTACAAGATCAAGCCCCAGGAGAACATCGACCTCTTAACTGCCTCTGCATGA
- a CDS encoding acetyl-CoA C-acyltransferase produces MNAYIVAGYRTAVGKAPRGGFRFTRPDDLGAAVIKHLLEKTPQLDPTRVDDVIVGNAVPEAEQGMQMGRYVALLSLPKNVSGITINRYCGSGVEAIAMASAKIHAGMAECIIAGGTESMSLVPTMGWKTALNYEIAHTNPDYYLSMGLTAEQVAQDFKISREAQDNFSFQSHQKALRAQKEGWFAEGIVPVTVKETYFDQASGKKKTKETVISQDEGPRADTTLEALNKLKPVFAAGGSVTAGNSSQTSDGAAFVLVMSERLVNELGLKPIARMMSYATAGVDPRVMGIGPVAAVPLALKQAGLQLKDIQQVELNEAFAAQSLAVIQELGIDPEIVNPNGGAIALGHALGSTGARLSVQLFNEMKRRDQKYGMVTACVGGGQGVAGIYERLN; encoded by the coding sequence ATGAACGCATACATTGTTGCGGGCTATCGTACCGCGGTAGGCAAGGCGCCGAGAGGCGGTTTCCGGTTTACTCGTCCCGACGACCTCGGTGCGGCGGTGATCAAACATTTGCTGGAAAAAACCCCGCAGCTCGATCCTACCCGCGTGGATGATGTGATCGTGGGCAATGCTGTGCCCGAAGCCGAGCAGGGCATGCAAATGGGCCGTTACGTAGCATTGCTTTCATTGCCGAAAAATGTATCCGGTATCACGATCAACCGCTATTGCGGCTCGGGCGTGGAGGCGATCGCGATGGCATCGGCGAAAATCCACGCCGGAATGGCCGAATGCATCATCGCCGGCGGCACCGAATCCATGTCGCTCGTGCCGACAATGGGCTGGAAAACCGCATTGAACTACGAAATAGCCCATACCAATCCCGATTACTACCTCAGCATGGGCCTCACCGCCGAGCAGGTAGCGCAGGATTTCAAGATCAGCCGCGAGGCACAGGATAATTTTTCATTTCAATCACACCAAAAAGCGCTGCGCGCGCAAAAAGAAGGCTGGTTTGCGGAAGGCATCGTGCCGGTAACGGTAAAGGAAACGTATTTCGACCAGGCTTCGGGCAAAAAGAAAACGAAGGAGACGGTGATCAGCCAGGACGAAGGCCCGCGTGCGGACACTACGCTCGAAGCATTGAACAAATTGAAACCCGTTTTTGCAGCGGGCGGTTCGGTAACGGCCGGTAACTCTTCCCAGACGTCGGACGGCGCCGCATTCGTGCTGGTGATGTCGGAAAGGCTGGTGAATGAGCTGGGCCTGAAACCGATCGCGCGCATGATGTCGTACGCGACGGCGGGCGTGGACCCGCGCGTGATGGGCATCGGTCCGGTAGCTGCCGTGCCGCTTGCATTGAAACAGGCGGGTTTGCAATTGAAAGATATACAGCAAGTTGAATTAAACGAGGCATTTGCCGCACAGTCGCTCGCGGTGATCCAGGAGCTGGGCATCGACCCCGAGATCGTGAACCCGAACGGCGGCGCAATTGCATTGGGCCATGCATTGGGTTCTACGGGAGCACGGCTTTCGGTGCAGCTTTTCAATGAAATGAAGCGCCGCGACCAGAAATACGGCATGGTAACGGCCTGCGTCGGCGGCGGCCAGGGCGTTGCGGGTATCTATGAAAGGTTAAACTAG
- a CDS encoding PspC domain-containing protein, with product MNHNRLFRNTSNKMIGGVASGLADYFEIDVTIIRVLFVLAVFIPVTFPVILFYIILWIVMPDSAKRPKALEEGHIPS from the coding sequence ATGAACCATAATAGATTATTCCGTAACACCAGCAACAAAATGATCGGCGGAGTAGCCTCAGGATTAGCCGATTACTTCGAAATCGACGTCACCATTATCCGTGTATTGTTCGTGCTCGCTGTATTCATTCCGGTCACCTTCCCCGTCATATTGTTTTACATCATCCTTTGGATCGTCATGCCCGATTCAGCAAAACGACCCAAAGCGCTGGAAGAAGGGCACATTCCTTCTTAA